A genomic segment from Leptospira brenneri encodes:
- a CDS encoding GNAT family N-acetyltransferase: MFKIEELSINAWPAIQTINHDGWIIRMANGYTKRANSINPIYKYYDNFYEKLAFCEEIFQKNSLPTIFKITSAKEHETIDIELEKLKYEKIDLTSVQIIKEILPQNILYNNIKVENKFNTNWIRNFMILNKISIQYFETILKMLNLINSEVIVVSKIISGEFIGCGFGVMENGYVGIFDLVIKENERKNGYATEIIKIILEEAFRKGIKKSYLQVVTTNSMAINLYAKLGYKEEYKYWYRRKDIKVPNGV, encoded by the coding sequence ATGTTCAAAATAGAAGAATTATCAATAAATGCATGGCCCGCCATCCAGACTATCAATCACGATGGCTGGATCATTAGAATGGCAAATGGATATACAAAGCGTGCAAATTCTATCAACCCTATTTACAAATATTATGATAATTTTTATGAAAAACTAGCATTCTGTGAGGAAATCTTTCAAAAAAATTCACTCCCAACAATATTCAAAATTACAAGTGCCAAAGAACATGAAACAATCGACATTGAATTAGAAAAACTCAAATACGAAAAAATTGATTTAACTTCTGTACAAATTATTAAAGAAATTTTACCTCAAAATATTTTATACAATAACATCAAAGTTGAAAACAAATTTAACACTAATTGGATTCGTAATTTTATGATTTTAAACAAAATCTCAATTCAATATTTTGAGACCATTTTGAAAATGCTAAATCTGATTAACTCAGAAGTTATAGTCGTTAGTAAAATAATAAGTGGTGAATTTATTGGATGTGGATTCGGTGTAATGGAAAATGGATATGTTGGAATTTTTGACTTAGTTATAAAAGAAAATGAACGAAAAAATGGATACGCTACTGAGATTATAAAAATTATACTAGAAGAAGCATTTAGAAAAGGAATTAAAAAATCCTATTTACAAGTTGTTACCACAAATTCAATGGCTATAAATTTATACGCAAAACTGGGCTATAAAGAAGAATATAAATACTGGTATCGAAGAAAAGATATTAAAGTACCAAACGGCGTATAA